A region of Photobacterium sanguinicancri DNA encodes the following proteins:
- a CDS encoding aminotransferase-like domain-containing protein — protein sequence MTIEAFTPIITTDHPKSDPIYRQIAQQINQLILNGTLTGGGKLPTHRALADHLAVTVGTVTRAYAEAERQGLVEARIGAGTFVSQANKPNWVYNYSEASPADGCNFGYNIPPQLDRAAMLTQAMQSLSSDPQQLNQLMLYQDPQGLTAHRQIIAQWLKQKDITIDAERMHFTSGGQHAAQLALSAFCHGGDTVLVESVSYPGFLSLAKQQQVTVKSVEMDGEGLIPASLEKACQLYQPRLIYCTPTMQNPTTVTMSEQRRRDILAVCQQHQVLIIEDDVNGLMPTRRPSPLVNLNSEQVIHIGGLSKCLAPGLRLGYIQVPTRHQKRLNTALHNHSLMISPLLSALACKLIQQGDADRILQQIRHDIAARQRLVTHYLAEFTIAHDNASFHVWLTLPEHWRLSDFVSAAEDAKVTVKSAELFTPPGCTTPPAVRLAISAPVNHQQLEQGLQILSDLLRTDPISDFPL from the coding sequence ATGACAATCGAAGCATTCACCCCTATCATCACCACAGATCACCCTAAAAGTGATCCCATCTATCGCCAAATAGCACAACAGATCAATCAGTTGATCCTCAATGGCACATTAACTGGCGGCGGAAAATTACCGACCCATCGTGCATTGGCAGATCATCTCGCTGTCACGGTCGGTACGGTCACCCGTGCCTACGCGGAAGCAGAACGCCAAGGATTAGTCGAAGCACGTATTGGGGCCGGCACCTTTGTCAGCCAAGCCAATAAGCCTAACTGGGTATACAACTACTCAGAGGCATCGCCTGCGGATGGCTGTAATTTCGGCTATAACATCCCACCACAGCTTGATCGTGCCGCGATGTTGACCCAAGCCATGCAAAGCTTGAGTAGCGACCCGCAACAACTCAATCAACTGATGCTGTACCAAGACCCACAGGGCTTAACAGCCCACCGCCAAATCATTGCTCAGTGGCTCAAACAAAAAGACATCACGATTGACGCAGAGCGGATGCACTTCACCTCTGGCGGACAACATGCCGCCCAGCTCGCCCTTTCTGCTTTTTGTCACGGCGGTGATACCGTTTTAGTAGAATCCGTCTCGTACCCGGGATTTTTGAGCTTAGCTAAGCAACAGCAAGTGACGGTGAAGAGTGTTGAGATGGATGGCGAGGGATTAATACCCGCCAGTTTAGAGAAAGCGTGCCAGCTATATCAGCCACGTTTGATTTACTGTACTCCCACCATGCAAAACCCAACGACAGTAACGATGAGCGAACAGCGCCGCCGTGATATTTTGGCGGTATGCCAGCAGCATCAAGTGTTGATCATTGAAGATGACGTCAACGGCTTAATGCCCACTCGCCGTCCTAGCCCGCTAGTGAATCTCAATAGTGAGCAGGTGATCCACATCGGTGGGCTATCGAAGTGTCTCGCGCCTGGGCTACGCTTAGGCTATATCCAAGTCCCTACTCGCCATCAAAAACGGCTAAATACCGCACTGCATAATCACAGCTTAATGATCAGCCCACTGCTGAGTGCATTAGCGTGTAAATTGATCCAGCAAGGCGATGCGGATCGTATCTTGCAACAGATAAGACATGATATTGCAGCGCGACAGCGGCTAGTGACGCATTACTTGGCGGAATTTACTATCGCTCATGATAATGCCAGCTTCCATGTCTGGTTGACGCTGCCAGAACACTGGCGATTAAGTGATTTTGTTTCAGCGGCCGAAGATGCCAAGGTGACGGTGAAATCTGCAGAGCTATTTACCCCACCGGGTTGCACCACGCCCCCCGCGGTACGGCTCGCTATCAGTGCGCCAGTCAATCACCAACAATTAGAACAAGGATTACAGATCCTGAGTGATTTACTGCGTACGGATCCCATTTCAGACTTTCCACTATAA
- a CDS encoding LysE family translocator — protein sequence MSSMLFFEWSFILSLITFATTMTGTPGPNNLMVTASGANFGYRRTVPHMLGIGSGLVSMILLVAGGLGVIFTQFPVLHDALRWLGSGYLLYLAWKIGSSSSGFAETEQEAKPMSFMAAAIFQYVNPKAWMMSVTAISTFTFTGELYWYSVAAIATIFFLVCYPCVSLWAGFGIFIRRWLAQAKTRRIFNGLMGVLTAACVVMIWQ from the coding sequence ATGTCATCAATGCTGTTTTTTGAATGGTCATTTATTTTATCACTGATCACTTTTGCGACCACAATGACAGGCACACCGGGTCCCAATAACCTGATGGTGACGGCATCAGGCGCTAATTTTGGTTACCGCCGCACTGTGCCACATATGTTGGGGATAGGCAGTGGTTTGGTGTCGATGATTTTACTTGTGGCTGGTGGCCTTGGCGTTATCTTCACTCAATTTCCCGTTTTGCATGATGCTTTACGTTGGTTAGGCAGTGGCTACTTACTCTATTTAGCATGGAAAATTGGCTCTTCAAGCAGTGGCTTTGCTGAGACTGAACAAGAAGCCAAGCCGATGAGTTTTATGGCGGCGGCTATCTTTCAATACGTAAATCCGAAAGCATGGATGATGTCAGTGACCGCCATCAGTACATTTACTTTTACTGGGGAGCTGTATTGGTATTCCGTGGCTGCTATTGCAACTATCTTCTTTTTAGTCTGTTACCCCTGCGTATCCTTATGGGCAGGCTTTGGTATTTTTATACGACGTTGGTTGGCGCAGGCAAAAACACGTCGGATATTTAATGGATTGATGGGCGTATTAACGGCAGCTTGTGTGGTGATGATTTGGCAGTAA
- a CDS encoding TIGR02444 family protein, with the protein MPIVKLFNHDDFWQFSYTHYFKADVEATCLCLQTFHHGSVNLALLMLWLDEQGYLLTGEQRNQLIAGLQPTDGLLQQYRAMRRSLKPQLDQAGYQQLMDFELTVERQQQHDLVAQLNTMPLATLIEQGHPTALATNLVRYCQSLDALSLVEKLQAR; encoded by the coding sequence ATGCCGATAGTTAAGCTTTTCAATCACGATGACTTTTGGCAGTTCAGCTACACCCATTACTTTAAAGCGGATGTTGAAGCGACATGCCTATGTTTGCAAACCTTTCATCATGGCAGTGTGAACCTGGCACTACTTATGCTGTGGTTAGATGAACAGGGATATTTGCTTACTGGTGAGCAACGCAACCAATTAATTGCAGGCTTACAACCGACGGATGGCTTATTGCAGCAGTACCGCGCCATGCGCCGCTCGCTCAAACCGCAACTCGACCAAGCAGGTTATCAACAGTTGATGGATTTTGAGCTAACGGTTGAACGTCAGCAGCAACACGATTTAGTGGCACAGCTCAATACCATGCCACTCGCAACACTCATCGAACAAGGTCACCCTACAGCATTAGCGACAAATTTAGTACGCTACTGCCAGTCACTGGATGCGTTATCGTTAGTCGAAAAACTGCAAGCTCGCTAA
- a CDS encoding ABC transporter ATP-binding protein, whose protein sequence is MITFSDIQLLRGGKVLLDQATATIHPGDKVGLVGKNGCGKSTLFALLKDELSLDAGNCRFPSNWELAWVAQETPALERGALEYVIDGDREYRQLERDLAAAEAADNGHRVAELHGKLETIGGYSINARAAELLDGLGFSQEQMQWHLTQFSGGWRMRLNLAQALLCRSDLLLLDEPTNHLDLDAVMWLEKWLQNYRGTLVLISHDRDFLDPVVNRIIHVENQGLNEYTGNYSSFETQRAEKLVLQQAMYQKQQKQMTHMQSYIDRFRYKASKARQAQSRIKALERMEKVLPAQFDNPFSFEFREPTALPNPIMMMDEVAAGYDDNLILEKIRLNLVPGSRIGLLGRNGAGKSTLIKMLAGDLPAKAGDLTYSQGVKIGYFAQHQLETLYLDDTPIQHMARIAPQSTEQQLRDYLGSFGFLGDKALEKVGPFSGGEKARLVLALIVWQRPNLLLLDEPTNHLDLDMRQALTFALQSYEGAMVIVSHDRYLLRATTDDLYLVHDRQVAPFNGDLEDYHKWLTEQQRNERREQQASKPDVNKDNSAASRKEQKRLEAELRKKTAPLRKQISKLDDQMDKLNATITEAEEQLSDASIYEAENKARLTEQLKRQAEAKSALEDVEMTWMDLHEQLEEMEHELNADS, encoded by the coding sequence ATGATTACCTTTTCAGATATCCAACTATTACGAGGCGGGAAAGTCCTGCTTGATCAAGCTACAGCCACCATTCATCCCGGCGATAAAGTCGGCTTAGTGGGGAAAAATGGCTGCGGTAAATCTACCTTATTTGCTTTACTCAAAGACGAGTTAAGCCTTGATGCGGGTAATTGTCGCTTCCCATCTAACTGGGAACTGGCTTGGGTTGCCCAAGAGACCCCCGCACTTGAACGTGGCGCACTTGAATATGTTATCGATGGTGATCGCGAATACCGCCAGCTTGAGCGTGACTTAGCCGCGGCAGAAGCTGCCGATAATGGCCACCGGGTTGCTGAGTTACACGGTAAACTCGAAACCATTGGTGGCTATAGCATTAATGCTCGCGCAGCCGAACTGCTTGATGGTCTGGGATTCTCACAAGAGCAAATGCAATGGCACCTTACCCAGTTTTCTGGTGGTTGGCGTATGCGTTTAAACCTCGCCCAAGCCCTATTATGCCGTTCAGATCTTTTACTACTCGATGAACCAACCAACCACTTAGATTTAGATGCCGTAATGTGGCTGGAAAAATGGCTGCAAAATTACCGTGGTACGCTCGTACTGATCTCGCATGACCGTGATTTCCTCGACCCTGTGGTCAACCGTATTATTCACGTTGAAAACCAAGGGTTGAATGAATATACCGGCAACTACTCATCGTTTGAGACTCAGCGTGCTGAGAAGCTGGTACTGCAACAAGCCATGTACCAGAAACAGCAAAAGCAAATGACGCACATGCAATCGTACATCGATCGCTTCCGTTATAAAGCCAGTAAAGCTCGTCAGGCACAGAGTCGAATCAAAGCGTTAGAGCGAATGGAAAAAGTGCTACCCGCACAATTTGATAACCCATTTAGCTTTGAATTTCGTGAACCCACTGCACTACCGAACCCTATCATGATGATGGATGAAGTGGCCGCAGGTTACGATGACAACCTGATCCTCGAAAAGATTCGTTTGAACTTGGTTCCTGGTAGCCGTATTGGTTTACTTGGCCGTAATGGTGCGGGTAAATCGACCCTGATTAAAATGCTGGCGGGTGACTTACCAGCCAAAGCCGGTGATTTAACCTATTCACAAGGGGTTAAAATTGGCTACTTTGCTCAGCATCAACTTGAAACGTTATACCTTGATGACACGCCTATTCAGCACATGGCACGCATTGCACCACAATCAACAGAACAACAATTGCGTGATTATTTAGGTAGCTTTGGCTTCTTAGGTGATAAAGCACTCGAAAAAGTCGGTCCGTTTTCGGGCGGTGAAAAAGCCCGTTTAGTCTTGGCATTAATTGTATGGCAGCGCCCTAACCTGTTGCTACTCGATGAACCGACCAACCACCTTGATTTAGATATGCGCCAAGCATTGACGTTTGCACTGCAATCTTATGAAGGTGCGATGGTTATCGTCAGTCACGACCGTTACTTATTGCGAGCAACCACTGATGATTTATACCTAGTCCATGATCGTCAAGTGGCACCGTTTAATGGCGATCTTGAGGATTACCATAAATGGCTGACCGAGCAACAACGCAACGAACGTCGTGAACAGCAAGCGAGCAAACCTGACGTCAATAAAGACAACAGTGCCGCATCACGCAAAGAACAAAAGCGCCTTGAAGCTGAACTGCGTAAGAAAACAGCCCCTTTGCGTAAGCAAATTAGCAAGCTCGATGATCAAATGGATAAGCTAAATGCGACGATCACCGAAGCGGAAGAACAGCTGAGCGACGCTAGTATTTATGAAGCGGAGAATAAAGCCCGTTTAACCGAACAGCTTAAACGTCAGGCTGAAGCAAAGTCGGCCCTTGAAGATGTAGAAATGACGTGGATGGATCTGCATGAGCAACTCGAAGAGATGGAGCATGAACTCAATGCCGATAGTTAA
- the kefG gene encoding glutathione-regulated potassium-efflux system ancillary protein KefG — protein sequence MTLHAPPKILVIYAHPDPQASLANAEMVDAIAGLPHVTIHDLYGVYPDFFIDVTREHALLAQHDIFVFQHPLYMYSCPALLKEWIDVVLGKGYAHGEGNALQGKYWRSVISTGGAAEAYTPDGYNRANIDAILKPFELTAALCQMQWLPPLVLHWARRIPALERQQHAKLYHDWLINPMAVIHSEVAHGE from the coding sequence ATGACGTTACACGCACCACCGAAAATTTTGGTGATTTACGCTCACCCCGATCCTCAAGCCTCATTAGCTAATGCTGAAATGGTCGATGCCATTGCAGGGTTACCTCATGTCACTATTCATGATTTGTACGGCGTTTACCCTGACTTCTTTATTGATGTTACTCGTGAACATGCATTACTTGCTCAGCACGATATCTTCGTTTTTCAACACCCACTTTATATGTATTCGTGCCCCGCACTATTAAAAGAATGGATTGATGTGGTCTTGGGTAAAGGTTACGCCCACGGCGAAGGCAATGCATTACAAGGCAAATATTGGCGGTCAGTGATCAGTACGGGCGGTGCTGCCGAAGCCTATACACCTGACGGGTACAACCGTGCCAATATCGATGCAATTTTGAAACCGTTTGAGCTCACCGCTGCATTATGCCAAATGCAATGGTTGCCGCCATTGGTGTTGCACTGGGCACGCCGCATTCCTGCACTGGAGCGCCAACAGCATGCCAAGCTTTATCATGATTGGTTGATAAACCCTATGGCCGTAATCCACAGCGAGGTGGCACATGGCGAATGA
- the kefB gene encoding glutathione-regulated potassium-efflux system protein KefB, which produces MANDLLSVSVIFLAAAVVAVPIAQRLGLGSVLGYLLAGIAIGPWGLGLISDVDAILHFSEFGVVLLLFLIGLELNPKKLWQMRKPILGLGGGQVVITSLVITAIMMVGAYGLALIGLRAEMSWLVDIRWQDALVVGMGLALSSTAIALRVIEEQGLDGSETGQSGFAVLLFQDIAVIPMLAILPVLAGGGGGSWLDFAWMIGGIAALLIGGHFLLRPLFRWVVLSGVRELFNVAALLLVIGIAVVMQSLGLSMALGTFLAGVLLAESEYRHELEIAIEPFKGLLLGLFFISVGMAVNLGLLVQYPLMILAAVVALVSLKGFILYGLARLFGTRAKARSQMSVILSQGGEFAFVLFTAAQGEGLLGQQLNSMLLVVVSLSMMTTPLLLVLQNRWFAYRFKSAGSDLETDVIDREPRVIIAGFGRFGQVVGRLLFANKIRVTVLERDPSQIQFLRKFGYKVYYGDATQLDLLRAAGADKAEAIIICTDEPSEVIEVVELCQQYFPNLKVLARARSRVEAHQLLNHGVESFSRETFAGALDLGRQALISLGMHPYQAKRAEAHFSKLDDVALRDLLPQHSEDVHLATRAKEARKELEDIFEREMRGERERHNGWD; this is translated from the coding sequence ATGGCGAATGATTTACTGTCGGTTAGCGTTATTTTTCTCGCGGCTGCGGTAGTAGCCGTGCCGATCGCTCAGCGTTTAGGCTTGGGATCTGTACTGGGTTATTTATTGGCGGGCATTGCGATTGGTCCATGGGGCCTCGGGCTCATTTCTGATGTGGACGCCATTTTACACTTCTCTGAATTTGGGGTGGTGCTGCTGCTCTTTTTGATTGGTTTAGAGCTGAATCCGAAAAAATTATGGCAAATGCGTAAACCCATCTTGGGGTTAGGCGGTGGCCAAGTCGTTATTACGAGCTTAGTGATCACGGCCATCATGATGGTGGGCGCTTATGGTTTAGCCCTCATAGGTTTACGTGCTGAAATGAGTTGGCTGGTGGATATACGCTGGCAAGATGCCCTGGTGGTTGGGATGGGGTTGGCACTGTCATCCACAGCGATTGCGTTACGGGTAATAGAAGAGCAAGGACTGGATGGCAGTGAAACCGGGCAATCAGGTTTTGCTGTTTTGCTGTTTCAAGATATTGCAGTGATCCCCATGTTGGCGATTTTGCCAGTGCTTGCTGGCGGTGGGGGCGGAAGCTGGCTAGATTTTGCATGGATGATTGGCGGCATTGCAGCGCTACTTATTGGCGGACATTTTTTATTGCGGCCTTTGTTTCGCTGGGTCGTGTTAAGTGGTGTACGAGAACTGTTTAACGTCGCGGCCTTACTGCTCGTGATTGGTATTGCGGTTGTCATGCAATCTCTCGGCTTATCGATGGCGTTAGGCACATTCTTAGCGGGCGTGCTGCTGGCAGAAAGCGAGTACCGGCATGAACTTGAAATTGCGATAGAACCCTTCAAAGGGTTACTACTTGGACTGTTTTTTATCTCTGTTGGGATGGCGGTTAACCTTGGTTTACTGGTGCAATATCCTTTGATGATCCTTGCTGCTGTGGTCGCGTTGGTGTCACTTAAAGGTTTCATACTCTATGGATTGGCGCGGTTGTTCGGTACACGCGCCAAAGCCCGTAGCCAGATGTCGGTGATATTAAGCCAAGGCGGTGAATTTGCATTTGTGTTGTTTACCGCCGCTCAAGGCGAAGGTCTACTTGGCCAGCAGTTGAACAGCATGCTACTGGTCGTGGTGAGCCTTTCGATGATGACGACACCGCTACTGTTAGTGTTGCAAAATCGTTGGTTTGCATATCGCTTTAAATCGGCAGGCAGCGATTTAGAAACTGATGTTATTGACCGCGAGCCACGGGTGATCATTGCGGGTTTTGGCCGGTTTGGCCAAGTCGTCGGGCGATTGTTGTTTGCTAATAAAATTCGGGTCACAGTACTCGAGCGAGATCCCAGCCAAATCCAATTCCTGCGCAAGTTCGGCTATAAAGTGTATTACGGCGATGCCACTCAACTGGATCTATTACGAGCAGCTGGCGCTGATAAGGCTGAGGCCATTATTATCTGCACCGATGAACCGAGTGAAGTCATTGAAGTTGTTGAATTGTGTCAGCAGTATTTTCCGAACTTAAAAGTGTTAGCGCGGGCGAGGAGTCGGGTTGAAGCACACCAACTGTTAAATCATGGTGTTGAAAGTTTTTCACGAGAAACCTTTGCGGGTGCCCTTGATTTAGGCCGACAAGCCCTAATATCTCTTGGCATGCACCCGTATCAAGCGAAGCGTGCGGAAGCGCATTTTAGTAAGCTCGACGATGTCGCCCTACGTGATTTATTACCACAGCACTCCGAAGATGTGCATTTAGCGACACGGGCAAAAGAAGCACGTAAAGAGTTGGAAGACATTTTTGAACGTGAAATGCGTGGTGAACGTGAACGGCATAACGGTTGGGACTGA
- a CDS encoding YheV family putative zinc ribbon protein yields the protein MVKKRFIAGAICPACKQQDTLRWWQENNIEMVECVECEHTDRRLPQAAENSEHIADDKPEQVIGIFKPE from the coding sequence ATGGTGAAGAAACGTTTTATTGCAGGCGCGATTTGCCCTGCATGTAAGCAACAAGATACGTTGCGCTGGTGGCAAGAAAATAACATTGAGATGGTGGAGTGTGTCGAATGCGAACATACTGACCGTCGCTTGCCGCAAGCTGCAGAAAACAGTGAACATATTGCAGATGATAAGCCAGAGCAAGTCATCGGAATTTTTAAGCCAGAGTGA
- the slyD gene encoding peptidylprolyl isomerase, giving the protein MKVTKDIVVSLAYQVKTEEGAVVDQSTTEAPLDYLHGHDNLIVGLEKALEGREAGDKFEVTVSPEEAYGEHMDEMVQRVPADVFQGVDEITVGMRFLADTDQGQIPVEVTEVDGDHVVVDGNHMLAGQTLSFVVEIVAVREATAEEAEHGHIHQGGGCCGGGSCGDDHGHDHGHEHGEGGCCGGEGKSEGGCCSH; this is encoded by the coding sequence ATGAAAGTCACTAAAGACATCGTAGTAAGCTTAGCTTATCAAGTAAAAACAGAAGAAGGTGCAGTAGTTGACCAATCAACGACTGAAGCGCCATTAGATTACCTACACGGTCACGATAACCTAATCGTAGGTCTTGAGAAAGCGCTTGAAGGTCGTGAAGCTGGCGACAAATTTGAAGTGACAGTTTCTCCTGAAGAAGCATACGGCGAGCACATGGACGAAATGGTTCAGCGTGTTCCTGCTGACGTATTCCAAGGTGTAGATGAAATCACTGTTGGCATGCGTTTCCTTGCGGATACAGACCAAGGTCAGATCCCAGTAGAAGTAACTGAAGTTGATGGCGACCACGTTGTTGTTGATGGTAACCACATGCTTGCTGGCCAAACACTGTCTTTCGTTGTAGAAATCGTAGCAGTACGTGAAGCAACAGCAGAAGAAGCTGAACACGGCCATATCCACCAAGGTGGCGGTTGTTGTGGTGGCGGTAGCTGTGGCGACGACCATGGTCATGATCACGGCCACGAGCACGGTGAAGGCGGCTGTTGTGGCGGCGAAGGCAAAAGCGAAGGCGGTTGCTGCTCTCACTAA
- a CDS encoding SlyX family protein — MTELEHLRTQIDELEMKQAFQDQTIEDLNEALTAQQFLIERMQVQMKFLVDKQKSSQTSNLADESEETPPPHY; from the coding sequence ATGACTGAACTTGAACATCTACGTACACAAATCGATGAATTGGAAATGAAACAAGCGTTTCAAGACCAAACAATTGAAGACCTCAATGAAGCGTTAACCGCTCAGCAGTTCTTAATTGAACGCATGCAGGTGCAAATGAAATTCTTGGTTGATAAACAAAAAAGCAGCCAAACATCGAATCTTGCAGACGAATCAGAAGAAACACCACCGCCGCATTATTAA
- a CDS encoding WD40 repeat domain-containing protein, with translation MRSISQRICLILTVIALSGCFFTGSEVQRWQLATDGATSFSLSRNGRFALYYTNAQGIVLWDLQQNKNLAKFGSQDPAHNTVISSAISDNNRYAITATAQNFAVWDLAWGQSDGLWSISDGIIRDVDIANNGQHVVLGLSNGKALYIDLGTGRRLEFLAHREKVNSVAISPNGQYVLSGGNDYMAYFWDTKTGQVRNRFEHQSRISRVALQRDGLLALTADGTNEAYIWDLTTGEQQAQLSVRLRQQNLSSARFSDDGKMLATGTPAKRVELWDTTTGENLGRWEAATQQDARPPSAVVYDVAITSTGQVISGASSGIAQAWTTD, from the coding sequence ATGCGTTCAATTTCGCAAAGAATTTGCTTAATCCTGACAGTTATAGCCCTAAGCGGCTGTTTTTTCACAGGCTCAGAGGTACAGCGCTGGCAACTTGCCACTGATGGCGCCACCAGTTTTAGCCTTAGCCGTAATGGCCGTTTTGCGCTGTACTACACTAATGCACAAGGTATCGTACTGTGGGATCTACAGCAAAACAAAAACTTAGCAAAGTTTGGTTCACAAGATCCAGCGCACAATACCGTAATAAGTAGTGCAATTTCAGACAATAACCGCTACGCCATTACAGCAACAGCCCAAAACTTTGCTGTTTGGGATCTCGCTTGGGGGCAATCTGACGGCTTATGGTCGATTTCAGATGGCATCATTCGCGATGTCGATATCGCTAATAATGGCCAGCATGTCGTGCTTGGGCTATCAAATGGCAAAGCACTTTATATCGACTTGGGCACCGGACGGCGCTTAGAGTTCCTTGCTCACCGAGAAAAAGTTAATTCCGTCGCCATTTCTCCTAATGGACAATATGTATTATCAGGGGGCAATGATTACATGGCGTACTTCTGGGATACGAAGACGGGACAGGTGCGTAACCGCTTTGAACATCAATCACGGATCAGCCGTGTTGCGCTGCAGCGTGATGGCCTATTAGCCTTAACCGCAGATGGCACCAATGAAGCTTACATTTGGGATTTAACCACGGGCGAACAGCAGGCACAGTTATCTGTTCGATTACGCCAACAGAATTTATCCAGCGCACGTTTCTCTGATGACGGTAAAATGTTAGCAACGGGGACGCCCGCTAAACGGGTCGAATTGTGGGATACCACCACAGGAGAAAACTTAGGTCGCTGGGAAGCTGCAACGCAGCAAGATGCTCGACCGCCATCGGCAGTCGTGTATGATGTGGCCATTACGTCTACTGGGCAGGTAATATCAGGGGCTTCTTCTGGCATTGCTCAGGCATGGACAACCGATTGA
- the fkpA gene encoding FKBP-type peptidyl-prolyl cis-trans isomerase: MKPVLKMSVLAATILLVVGCQDEKAAETKSAEPAKVEQVAAEAAPATFATEDEKAAYAIGASLAQYLSANLEQQKELGLNLDRESVLAGVSDVFSDKSRLTPEETQQALQDLDKRVSDIVEAKAQAEAEKTVKAGEEYRADFEKLDGVTKTESGLLYQVETAAEGDKPAATDTVKVHYKGMLTDGTEFDSSYKRNQPATFPLNQVIPGWTEGVQLMPVGSKFKFVIPPELAYGAQANPTIPANSTLVFEVELLEIVKAEKPATDAKTQ, encoded by the coding sequence ATGAAACCTGTTCTAAAAATGTCAGTTTTGGCTGCAACAATTTTGCTTGTAGTGGGCTGCCAAGATGAAAAAGCGGCGGAAACAAAATCGGCAGAGCCAGCAAAAGTAGAGCAGGTTGCAGCTGAAGCAGCACCAGCCACTTTCGCAACTGAAGACGAGAAAGCAGCATACGCAATTGGTGCTTCGTTAGCGCAATACTTATCTGCAAACCTTGAGCAACAAAAAGAGCTAGGGTTGAACTTAGATCGTGAAAGCGTGCTTGCCGGTGTAAGTGACGTATTTTCAGATAAGAGCCGTCTAACGCCAGAAGAGACGCAACAAGCACTGCAAGATTTAGACAAGCGTGTTTCTGATATCGTAGAAGCAAAAGCACAAGCTGAAGCTGAAAAAACAGTGAAAGCGGGTGAAGAGTACCGTGCTGATTTTGAAAAATTGGACGGCGTAACGAAAACTGAATCCGGTCTACTTTACCAAGTAGAGACGGCAGCTGAAGGTGATAAGCCAGCAGCAACAGATACTGTAAAAGTACACTACAAAGGTATGCTAACAGACGGTACTGAGTTCGATAGCTCGTACAAGCGTAATCAACCAGCAACTTTCCCACTTAACCAAGTGATCCCAGGTTGGACTGAAGGTGTTCAACTGATGCCTGTTGGTTCTAAATTTAAGTTTGTTATCCCGCCTGAGCTTGCATACGGCGCACAAGCTAACCCAACGATTCCGGCTAACTCAACA